The Corynebacterium pseudopelargi genome contains a region encoding:
- a CDS encoding DUF732 domain-containing protein, with protein MKRLAGCVLAAVLASTTLAACGSATVEDESTSVAPLSKTASSTPSQSKKSKATQEQAEQTQDRPAQEIDQVPEEKLVLSKQDSAYLDQLDKDGVDTKGVERELLTVASLVCSEDGSPMNSATVQAVAGQLVEQGKTDKDFEQTAQALEASAKKAYCA; from the coding sequence ATGAAGCGCCTCGCGGGCTGCGTATTGGCTGCGGTATTGGCTTCCACCACCTTGGCTGCGTGCGGAAGTGCGACGGTAGAAGATGAGTCCACCTCTGTGGCTCCGTTGAGCAAGACGGCAAGCTCTACGCCTTCGCAGTCGAAGAAGTCCAAGGCTACGCAGGAGCAAGCTGAGCAGACTCAGGATCGCCCGGCTCAAGAAATTGATCAGGTGCCGGAAGAAAAGCTGGTGTTGAGCAAGCAGGATTCTGCCTATTTGGATCAGCTTGATAAAGATGGCGTAGATACCAAGGGCGTGGAGCGGGAATTGCTCACTGTGGCTTCTTTGGTGTGCTCTGAGGATGGCAGCCCGATGAATTCGGCTACGGTGCAGGCTGTTGCCGGGCAGTTGGTGGAGCAGGGCAAGACGGATAAGGATTTCGAGCAAACGGCGCAGGCTCTTGAGGCCAGCGCCAAGAAGGCATATTGCGCATGA
- a CDS encoding cutinase family protein: MKKLLMAAAAIIIVIVIVLGVARWLEQRPSEQTGAQQPPLAQPEHCADVEFISAPGTWESNAVDDPFAPQANPNSLMLQITNPLTEQFQGQKVKIWTLPYTAQFRNINAQDEMSYDDSREEGIARVEQELRDVHAECPQTDFILAGFSQGAVLLGDVANKIGVHGEVIPAERIRGVALLADGRRVPEAGQFVGNPVAGVGAEVALEPVNLLVQPIVPGATMRGPRDGGFGVLNDRVMEICAPDDTVCDAPRNVVNGVARARQLIESNGVHGMYATNPNVIPGTTAVQWVIDWARDLIQQ; this comes from the coding sequence ATGAAAAAACTCCTCATGGCGGCAGCCGCGATCATCATTGTGATCGTGATTGTATTGGGTGTTGCCCGTTGGTTAGAGCAGCGTCCAAGCGAGCAGACGGGCGCCCAGCAGCCGCCTTTGGCGCAGCCTGAGCACTGCGCCGATGTGGAGTTTATTTCGGCTCCCGGTACGTGGGAGTCCAATGCGGTGGATGATCCTTTTGCCCCGCAGGCGAATCCGAATTCTTTGATGCTGCAGATCACTAACCCTTTGACTGAGCAGTTTCAGGGCCAGAAGGTAAAGATCTGGACGCTGCCTTATACTGCGCAGTTTCGTAATATCAATGCCCAAGATGAGATGAGTTATGACGATTCTCGTGAAGAAGGCATTGCCAGGGTGGAGCAGGAATTGCGTGATGTGCATGCAGAATGCCCCCAGACCGATTTCATTTTGGCCGGGTTTTCTCAGGGCGCTGTGCTGCTTGGCGATGTAGCCAATAAGATCGGCGTGCACGGCGAGGTGATTCCCGCGGAGCGGATCCGTGGTGTTGCTTTGCTTGCCGACGGCCGCCGTGTGCCAGAAGCCGGCCAATTCGTTGGTAATCCTGTGGCCGGTGTGGGGGCAGAGGTTGCCCTTGAGCCGGTGAATCTTCTTGTGCAGCCGATCGTTCCTGGTGCCACGATGCGCGGCCCGCGCGATGGGGGATTCGGGGTGCTCAATGATCGTGTGATGGAGATTTGTGCTCCTGACGATACGGTGTGCGACGCACCTCGCAATGTGGTCAATGGGGTGGCTAGGGCTCGGCAATTGATTGAGTCCAATGGTGTGCACGGGATGTATGCCACGAATCCGAATGTTATTCCGGGTACTACTGCGGTGCAGTGGGTGATTGATTGGGCGCGCGACCTTATCCAGCAATAA